ACGGCCCGGACGCGGCCCACCCCCGATACACTGCGTAGTACATCCGTGATATCGCCGCGCCACGCGGCGAGCGCCTGCCGGCATCGGGCGGAAGGGGCACACATGAGCGTTCCGGCACCCGACGCGGCGGCCGGGCACCCACCGGCGGAGTCGGTGGAGATGTCCACCGCGGGAGGCATTCTCGTCGACCGCGCCGGGCTGTGGGATGCCGAGGCGCTCGGTGATGTCGCCGCCGCGACGTTTCCGCTGGCCTGTCCGCCGGATCTGGCCGCGGCCGATATCGAGGTGTTCATCGCCGATGCGCTGTCCGGCGACCGGTTCGGCGAATACCTCACCGACCCCCGGCGGATCGTCCTGAAGGCCGCCGACCACGCCGAGATCGTCGGCTACACCATGCTCGTGACCGGTGAGCCCGCCGATCCCGATGTCGCGCAGGCGGTGTCGGGGCGACCGGCGCTGGAGCTGAACAAGATGTACGTCCTGCCCGGCCACCACGGCGGCGAGGTGGCCGTTGCGCTGATGCGGGCGGCGGTCGACACCGCCCGCGACCTCGGCTGCGCCGGTCTGTGGCTCGGGGTGAACCAGGAGAATCTGCGGGCCCAGCGCTTCTACGCCAAGCACGGTTTCCGGACCGTCGGCACTCGCGATTTCACCGTCGGCACGGTCCGGTGCCGCGACTTCGTCATGCAACGGCCCCTGTGAGACGCGGGCCGAGGCGGGCAGGGCCTGCCCGCCGGTCCGCTCAGCGCAGCAGTTTCGCCCGCAGCGCGGCGAGGTCGTCGTCGGTGAGCTTCAGGCCCTGGTGCAGGTAGTTGTCGAAACTGCCGTAGCTGCGGTCGACCTGGTCGAAGGCGGCATCCAGTTCCGGCTGGGTGACGCCGTTGACCGCGTCGCCGACCGGGGCGTTGCGGTAGTAGTTCGACAGCAGGAAGTCGTAGTTCACGGTGTCGCGGTCGACGCCCAGCAGGGTCAGCAGGACCGCCGAGGTCCAGCCGGTGCGGTCCTTACCGGCCGAGCAGTGGTAGAGCACGGCGCCGTCGGTCGCGGCGATATCGCGCAGCACGTTCGCGAATCCCGCGTTCGCACCGGGCTCGGTGATGAACGCGCGGTACAGGTCCGGGCCCGCGCTGAACGACTTCAGCACGTTCGCCGGATCGCCGCCGATGATGTCGTCCCAGTTCGCGGTGGCCCCGGCGGGCATCCGGTCGGCGCTGGCGGCGCGTTCGAAGGAGGTGCGCAGATCGTCGACGACCCGCACGTCGTGGCCGGTGAGCGCGGCCAGGTCGGCGTCGGTGGCCTTACCCAGCTCCGCGGTCCGGAAGACCTTGCCGGAGCGCACGGTACGGCCGTCGGTGGTGCGGTAGCCGCCCAGGTCGCGCGCGTTGATCACGCCGTCGAGGTGCAGCGACCGATCGTCGACGCCGGTGAGCACCGAACCGGTCGCGGCGGGCGGCTCGGTCGCGGCGGCCGACGCGGGCAGCAGCAGTCCGGCGCCGGAGGATACGGCGGCGGTCAGCACCAGCGCGGCGCCGAACAGTCGAGTACGGGTCACGATCGAACTCCTTCCACACCCGCGGTGGCCGCGGGATCGAAATTATGCGGCACCGGCGGGAGCCTCGAAACGCGACAGCGCCAACAGCCGGGAAATCGCGCGTAAATACTTCTTGCGATAACCGCCGCCGAGCATTTCCTCGGAGAAGACCCGATCCAGCGCGACCCCGGACACCGTCACCGGGATGCCGGCATCGTAGAGCCGGTCGGCGAGTACCACGATGCGCAACGCCACCGCCTGATCGGTCACGGTGTGCACATTACCGATGTAGACCGCGCGCACGCCGGCGATCAGCGCGCCGTACCGCGACGGGTGCAGGGTGCTCAGGTGCCGGACCAGCTCGTCGAAGTCGTCGAGGGTGGAATCCGGTGTGGCCGCGGCCTTCTCGGCCAGCAGCTCGGGGGTGGTCGGATCCGGGGCGGGCGGCAGGTCGCGGTGGCGGTAGTCCGGGCCGTCGACGCGGACGGGGTCGAACAGCGCGCCGAGTTTCTTGATCTCGCGCAGGAAATCCTGTGCGGCGAACCGGCCCTCGCCCAGTTGACCGGGCAGCGTATTCGAGGTGGCGGCGACCGAGACGCCGCGCGCGGTCAGCTCGGTCAGCAGCCTGGACACCAGCATCGTGTCGCCGGGATCGTCGAGTTCGAATTCGTCGATGCACAGCACGCTGTTGCCGGACAGGCGATCCAGGGCGCTGTTGAAACCCAGTGCGCCGACCAGATTCGTCAATTCGCCGAAGGTGCCGAAGGACGCCGGAGCGGAGCCTGCGGAGCGACCATCGGAGGCCGGAGCGGAGCCTGCGTAGCGACCAACGGAGGCCGGAGCGGAGCCCGTCGAGTGCGCGTCCGGGATCGCCCGCGCCGCGTGGTAGATCGAGGCCAGCAGGTGGGTCTTGCCGACACCGAAGCCGCCGTCCAGGTACAGGCCCGCGCCGGAGACGTGCTTCTTCTTGCCGAACAGGCTCTTCTTGTGGTTCGCGGCGTAGATCCGGCCGACCTGCTGCGCGAACTCCTCCGCCTTGCGCACGGCGGCGGCCTGGGTGGGCTGATTCGGATCCGGAATGTAGGTGGCGAAACTCACCTCGTCGAACGTGGGCGGCGGCACCATCTGGGCGATGAGCTGATCGGCCGGGACATCCGGATGACGATCGACGAGGCGTTGTTGCACGAACGTAGCCTACTGACGTGGTGTGATCGGAGATCATGCACCATGTGCCCAATGCGACCCAGTTCACAACACTAGGCCCCGACGACCTGGTGCGGCTCTACGCCTATCCGGCGCATCCGGATTCGCCGTGGATCCGCGTCAACTTCATCGCCAGCATCGATGGCGCCACGACCGTCGACGGACGCTCCGGCGCCCTGGGCGGGCCCGCGGACCGGGCGGTGTTCTCGATGCTGCGCGATCTCGCCGACGTGGTCCTCGTCGGCGGCGGAACCGCCCGCGCGGAGAACTACGGCGGCGCCCGCACCGATGCCCATCGGCGGATCCGGTTGCACCACCACGGTCTCGGTGGCGATCCGGCCGGTGCGCCGCCGCCGATCGCCGTCGTCACCGCCCGCGCCGATATCGATCCGGCCGGACGACTGCTCACCGACACCGATCGGCCACCGCTGATCCTCACCACCACCTCCGCCGACGCCGGCCGCAAACGGGACCTCGCCGCCGCCGGGGCCGAGGTGATCGAGGCCGGTGACACGACCGTCGCCCCGGCCGCGATCAGCGCGGCGCTGGCCGAGCGCGGGCTGCTGCGGGTGCTGTTCGAGGGCGGGCCGGCCCTGTTCGGCGATCTGATCGCCGCGCGCCTGGTCGACGAGTTGTGCCTGACCGTGTCGCCCATGCTGGTCGGCGGCTCCTCGACCCGAATCGCCATGGCGCCCACCGCCTCCCCCACCCCGATGGTCATGCGGCACGCCCTGCTCGACGACGACGGCACGGTACTGACCCGCTGGGAGCGGACCCGCTGACGCCCGCCGTCGGCGCCGGGGAGTTTCCGGACGCCTTGTGGCAGGCTGTAACGCATGCGCAGGACACGACGGCGGAGCCGTGATCTGACACCACGGCGGTGCCGTGCTCTGTTACTGCCGCTGCTGGCCACCGGGCTGCTCGCCACCGCGTGCGGCGCGGGCCCGTCGCTGCGCCCGGGTGTCGCGGTCGAACATCCGCACTCCGGCGGCGCGCCCGCCGCCGGGACCACCTCCGCCACGCCCGCCGTGCCCGCCCCGCAGGCGCCGAAACACGATCTGGCCTGGCACGACTGTGCCGCAACGACATTCGATCAGCTCGGGCTCGGCGCCGCGCCCGCCGGGGTGATCTTCGAATGTTCCGAATACGCCACCCCGATCGACTCCGGCGGCGCGATCATGGGCACCTTCCGCACGGCCGTCGCGCGGGCCCGGGTGCAGCAGACCCCGGCCGACGCGGCGCCGCTGGTGCTCACCTCCGGCAGCGATCGTTCGGCCGTCGCCACCCTCGCGGGTATGGTCGCCGGGCCCGCACCCGCCGCTCTGGCCGCGCATCCCATCGTCGCCGTCGATCGCCGCGGCCTCGGCGGCTCCCAGCCGATCGACTGCCTGCCCGTGGACATCCGGCACCGGATCGCCGACGCAGGCCAGTTCGTGCCCGGCGGCGGCGATCCGGTGGACGCGATGGCCAAACTCAGCCAGGACGCCACCATCGCCTGCCAGGACTTCCTGCAGCCTTATCAGGGCACCTTCGACGCCGCGCACGCCGCCGACGACATCGACGCGCTGCGCAAACAGTGGCAGGTCGACAAGATCGCGCTGCTGGGCACCGGCAACGGCGCCCGTGTCGCGCTCGCCTACGCCGCCAAATACGGCACCCACCTGGCCCGGCTGGCCCTCGACTCGCCCGAGGCGGTCAACACCGACGCCGCCACCCGCAGCGAACAGCGCCTGAAGGGCGCCGAGGCCGCGCTGACCGCCTTCGCCCAGCGCTGCGCCGCCGTGTCGTGCGCGCTCGGACCGGACCCGCGGGCCGCGGTGACCGATCTGGTCCGCCGGGCCACCGCGGGCGACCTCGGCGATCTGTCCGCCGGGGCCCTGCTCACCACGATCTCGGGCTTCCTCGGCGATCCGCGCGCCGACCAGACCGCCCACGTCACCGAGCTGGCCGACGCGCTGGCGGCGGCCGGCCGCGGCGACCGCGGCCCGCTCACCCAGCTGAACGCCCGCGAGACCGCGGCCGTCGCCGCCGACGGCCAGTTCGTCACCCGGTGCAGCGACAGCCAGCAACCGGCCACCCCGGCCCACGCCAAGGATCTCGAAAACACTTGGGGCACACAGTATCCGGTCTTCGGCCGGGTAGCGGCGGCCCGGCTCATGACCTGTACCGCCTGGCCCGTCCCCACCCCGCCCCCGGTCCCCGCCACCCTCGACCTGCCGGTCCTGGTCCTCGGCAACACCGCCGACCCGGTCTCCGGCCCCGACGCCCGCCCCTCGGTGACCGGCGCCCTCGGCGTCGCCGGCGCCCGCACGGCCACCGTGACCTGGGAAGGCTGGGGCCACCCGGTCTTCACCCACTCCGGCTGCGCCCAGCAGAACCTGGCCGACTACCTCAACGACGCCACCCTCCCCGCCGACGGCTCGGCCTGTCCGGGGTGAATCGGCCTTCGCTTCGCTCCGGCGGGTTCGCGGCCCTCAAGTCTCGGTCCTTCCCTCCTCCGGTCGGTCGCTGCGCTCCCTCCCTCCGTCAGTCCAGGACCGAGCCGGGCCGCGAACAACGGGGGTTCGGCCTTCATGCTGTCGGGAGCGAAGCGGGGGCCGAAAACGCCAGCCGAAGTACCACAGTGGGGGGGTTCCGGTGTACGTTGCCCCAGTGTTCCTCAGTCAGCTCGAGCCGCGCACCGCGCGCACCACTTCCGAGGTTCTGAACTTCGCTCTGTGGCCGTTCGCGGTCCTCACCGCGCTGCGCACAGTCCTGGTCAAGGGCACCAATTTCAACATCACCGACGATTTCGCGCCGGTGTACAAGGCGTCGCTGGCGTTCCTGAACGGGCGCGCGATCTACAACGAGAATTTCGATCTCGTCGACCCGCATTATCTGTACCCGCCCAGCGGCACGCTGCTGATCGCCCCGCTGGCGCTGATCGATCCCGAGAAGTCGAAGTGGTGCTTCGTCGCGCTCAACGCGATCGCGATCGTGCTGGCCTGGTATCTGTTGCTGAAGGTGTTCCGGTTCAGCCTGAAGTCGGTGACCGCGCCGCTGTTGCTGCTGCTGATGTTCTCGTCCGAGACGGTCATCAACACCCTCGCTTTCGGCAATGTGAACGGCTGCCTGCTGGCCGGCGAGGTGATCTTCCTGATCCTGGTGCTGCGCCGGCGTGATCTGTGGGCGGGCGTCGTCATGGGGCTCACGATCGCGGTGAAGCCGACGCTGGCGCCGCTGCTGCTGATCCCGTTGCTGCGCGGGCAGTGGAAGGTGTTCATCACCGCGCTGGGTGTGCCCGCGGTGCTGATGGCCGCCGCGTGGCCGCTGATCAAGGATCCGATGGATTTCGTGCATCGGACCATGCCGTACT
This DNA window, taken from Nocardia sp. BMG111209, encodes the following:
- a CDS encoding N-acetyltransferase codes for the protein MSTAGGILVDRAGLWDAEALGDVAAATFPLACPPDLAAADIEVFIADALSGDRFGEYLTDPRRIVLKAADHAEIVGYTMLVTGEPADPDVAQAVSGRPALELNKMYVLPGHHGGEVAVALMRAAVDTARDLGCAGLWLGVNQENLRAQRFYAKHGFRTVGTRDFTVGTVRCRDFVMQRPL
- a CDS encoding tyrosine-protein phosphatase, translating into MTRTRLFGAALVLTAAVSSGAGLLLPASAAATEPPAATGSVLTGVDDRSLHLDGVINARDLGGYRTTDGRTVRSGKVFRTAELGKATDADLAALTGHDVRVVDDLRTSFERAASADRMPAGATANWDDIIGGDPANVLKSFSAGPDLYRAFITEPGANAGFANVLRDIAATDGAVLYHCSAGKDRTGWTSAVLLTLLGVDRDTVNYDFLLSNYYRNAPVGDAVNGVTQPELDAAFDQVDRSYGSFDNYLHQGLKLTDDDLAALRAKLLR
- the zapE gene encoding cell division protein ZapE, with the translated sequence MQQRLVDRHPDVPADQLIAQMVPPPTFDEVSFATYIPDPNQPTQAAAVRKAEEFAQQVGRIYAANHKKSLFGKKKHVSGAGLYLDGGFGVGKTHLLASIYHAARAIPDAHSTGSAPASVGRYAGSAPASDGRSAGSAPASFGTFGELTNLVGALGFNSALDRLSGNSVLCIDEFELDDPGDTMLVSRLLTELTARGVSVAATSNTLPGQLGEGRFAAQDFLREIKKLGALFDPVRVDGPDYRHRDLPPAPDPTTPELLAEKAAATPDSTLDDFDELVRHLSTLHPSRYGALIAGVRAVYIGNVHTVTDQAVALRIVVLADRLYDAGIPVTVSGVALDRVFSEEMLGGGYRKKYLRAISRLLALSRFEAPAGAA
- a CDS encoding pyrimidine reductase family protein, with amino-acid sequence MHHVPNATQFTTLGPDDLVRLYAYPAHPDSPWIRVNFIASIDGATTVDGRSGALGGPADRAVFSMLRDLADVVLVGGGTARAENYGGARTDAHRRIRLHHHGLGGDPAGAPPPIAVVTARADIDPAGRLLTDTDRPPLILTTTSADAGRKRDLAAAGAEVIEAGDTTVAPAAISAALAERGLLRVLFEGGPALFGDLIAARLVDELCLTVSPMLVGGSSTRIAMAPTASPTPMVMRHALLDDDGTVLTRWERTR
- a CDS encoding alpha/beta fold hydrolase, with amino-acid sequence MRRTRRRSRDLTPRRCRALLLPLLATGLLATACGAGPSLRPGVAVEHPHSGGAPAAGTTSATPAVPAPQAPKHDLAWHDCAATTFDQLGLGAAPAGVIFECSEYATPIDSGGAIMGTFRTAVARARVQQTPADAAPLVLTSGSDRSAVATLAGMVAGPAPAALAAHPIVAVDRRGLGGSQPIDCLPVDIRHRIADAGQFVPGGGDPVDAMAKLSQDATIACQDFLQPYQGTFDAAHAADDIDALRKQWQVDKIALLGTGNGARVALAYAAKYGTHLARLALDSPEAVNTDAATRSEQRLKGAEAALTAFAQRCAAVSCALGPDPRAAVTDLVRRATAGDLGDLSAGALLTTISGFLGDPRADQTAHVTELADALAAAGRGDRGPLTQLNARETAAVAADGQFVTRCSDSQQPATPAHAKDLENTWGTQYPVFGRVAAARLMTCTAWPVPTPPPVPATLDLPVLVLGNTADPVSGPDARPSVTGALGVAGARTATVTWEGWGHPVFTHSGCAQQNLADYLNDATLPADGSACPG
- a CDS encoding glycosyltransferase family 87 protein codes for the protein MFLSQLEPRTARTTSEVLNFALWPFAVLTALRTVLVKGTNFNITDDFAPVYKASLAFLNGRAIYNENFDLVDPHYLYPPSGTLLIAPLALIDPEKSKWCFVALNAIAIVLAWYLLLKVFRFSLKSVTAPLLLLLMFSSETVINTLAFGNVNGCLLAGEVIFLILVLRRRDLWAGVVMGLTIAVKPTLAPLLLIPLLRGQWKVFITALGVPAVLMAAAWPLIKDPMDFVHRTMPYFMASRDYFNSAIVGNAGYYGLPIWLTWSMRIVMGVLVLISLWLLYRHYRQDELFFVTTMSGVLLIASWLLPSLGQQYYSMLVFPFLMSVALRNSVLRNWPAWLAIFGFMTYDKWLLDHWQSTGRALEYLRVTFGWGLLLVVVFCVLGDRYLAARREGRLDSGIDPAFLLPGEPDAGPQTSAPAAGPDGSGHGTAATHQLSVMEGARA